The sequence TAAATGCCTGGGGTATGGATATGCGCTGGATCTAGCTCACCCACTTCAACAATTTCCTCAACCTCAACCACAGTAATTTTTCCAGCAGTGGCTGCAAGAGGGTTAAAATTTTGCGCGGTATGACGGTAAATCACATTGCCGTAACGGTCTGCTTTCCAGCCTTTAACAATAGCGAAATCACCCACGATGGCTTCTTCCAGCAAGTATTCACGACCATTAAATTCTTTGGTTTCTTTACCTTCTGCAACCGGCGTACCCACACCTGTGGCTGTGTAAAAAGCCGGAATACCGGCACCGCCGGCACGCATTTTTTCAGCCAGTGTGCCTTGCGGAGTCAGTTCGACTTCCAGCTCACCGTTGAGCAACTGCTTTTCAAATAACGCATTTTCACCCACATAAGATGAAACCATTTTCTTAATTTGTTTTTTTTCTAATAACAGACCTAAACCAAAACCATCTACGCCACAGTTATTAGAAACCACGGTTAAGCCGCTGGTGCCTTTGCGCTGAATTTCAGCGATTAAGTTTTCTGGAATACCACACAAGCCAAACCCACCGGCCAGCACGGTCATACCATCTTCTAGTCCTGCCATCGCTTCTTCATACGAAGCAACAACTTTGTCAAATCCAGCCATTCTTGTTCTCCTAGTTTTGTTCTGCTTGTTGATCAGTTTGCTTCAAACCAATCAATAAATTAAATTTGTTTTCTCTATTTATTAATAAGTTTTTCAAATCAATCAATTTACGTTTATGCACTTGATCGGCAGTCTTGATTGCGCGGCTGCGCCAGTGTCCGTGCCCGCAACGCGTTATGAAAACTCGCGTCTCAGATCAAGCGTGGACTCCTTACCTAAACTGTCATAGTGCTCATCAAGAAAGGCCCGTGCTGATTCACGACCAATGTCACGTAAATGCGTTAGAAATTTCCACTCAGAATTGACTTTACTCGACGCTGACAACGGATTTATTTGTTCTGTGGCTTCAATGCGGTGCACTAATATTTCAGAATAACGACTTCTATCCAGTTTGTTTTCACGCAACTGCCGCGTGACAAAATCAATACCGCGCAACTCTCTGAGCAAGGATGAATTAAATGAAATTTCATTGACGCGATTCTGTATTTCCTGCGCAGTTTTAGGCGTTTCATTGCGCTCAATCGGGTTAATTTGAACGATTAAGATATCTTTAGACTGAGTGGTATGAAACAAAGGATACATAGGCGGGTTGCCAACATAACCACCGTCCCAATAGGGCACACCATCAATTTCAACAGCTTGAAAGTAAGAAGGTAAACAGGCAGACGCTAAGACCATATCCGCCGTCAACTCTTCACGCTCGAATACTTTTATCTTGCCCGTATGCACGTTGGTTGCCGCAACAAATAGCTTTAATACGCTGCACGCCCGGACCTTTTCAAAGTCAATAGTTGACTCAACCAATTCGCGTAGCGGATTAATATTCAGCGGATTGGTATCATAAGGTGAAGCGACCCGACTGAATAAATCGAGCATCACATAGGCTGGAGAGTCATCCAAATCCCAACGGCCTGTGAGAATACTTAAAGGGCTTCGTTTAATTGGACTAAACCTGCCCATGTGTGACACGTGGCGCCAAAATGTCTCAAGCGATTCGCGCGCGCCATCTGCCCCACCTTCCATATAGCCTTGTGCTAATACAGCTGCATTCATTGCGCCAGCGCTCGTCCCTGAAATACCTTCGACACTGACGCGGCCATCTTCCATTAAATAGTCCAGTACGCCCCACGTGAAGGCACCATGCGAGCCACCACCCTGCAGTGCTAGATTGATCGATTTTTTAACCATGCCAATTGTTACTCCTATGCCCACTCCAACTCACTGCTGAGCAGCAGCTTGTCAAACATCCTACTTCCTAGTTTTATCTGATTGCAGATCAGCTTGGCCCAGCTAATAAATAAAGTCTTCCTTTCCTATTGATTGATAGCTTTTGCAAATCAATGCGCTTGCACTTATTCACTCAAAAACATACCGTTAAACAAATACTTTACAAACACTCGCTTTAACTAACCAAAGCATTTTGGAATCCATCAGCATACATGAACATCAAACAGGTTCGCGCTTTTCTTGCAGTTGCTCAGTCCATGAACTTTACGCATGCCGCGAGTCAATTGCATCTGTCTCAGCCTGCTTTGAGTCTTTCAATAAAAGGCTTGGAAGATAATTTAGGCGGCAAGTTACTTATTCGCACCACCCGTCATATATCTTTGACGCCAGAGGGTGAGGCTTTGGTACCTATCGCAAAGCGACTGTTGGCCCAATGGGAAAATGCTGAAGATGAGATGAGGCAACGCTTTGCACTCCAACTAGGCAAGATTACCATTGCCTCCATGCCGTCTTTTGCAGCCTCATTACTCCCCAAAGCCATTCAAATCTACCACGCCTCCTACCCTAATATTCAAGTCGCTATTGACGATGTGCTATCAGATAAAGTGATCGAGATGGTGCGCAACAATCAGGTAGAGCTGGGCATTTCCTTTGAATCAAGCAGTCTATACGACTTGTCTTTTTACCCGCTGTATGAAGACACATTTATTGCCATCCTGCCGAAAAACCATGCGCTAGAACAACACGAAAGCATCACTTGGCAAGCATTGTTAAAATACAACTTCATCACATTGCAGCGCCCATCCAGCGTTCGCGCCATGATAGAAAGCACTCTGAATGAAGCCGGCATCGAACTTAACGTCGCTTTTGATGCGCACCAGCTGACCACAGTAGGGCGCATGGTTAGCGAAGGCATGGGCGTCGCTGTGGTGCCTGAGCTGTGCCGCCAGCAAGCCCTAGAGCAAGGCGCTGTTTGTCGTCCAATCATACAGCCGGAAATCCGCCGCCGTGTAGGCGTGATCTGCCAACCACGATCGCACTTATCTATCGCTGCGGCAGCCATGCTCGATGTACTTATGGATACCTATGCCTCAAAAGCCTATGCTGAATAAAAGCATGCTTAAGTCGAGCTCTAAATAGCCGTTGCTGCTAGTAAATGTACACCTAAGCTTCAGGCTCAATAATTTCTTGTGCCGCACGAAAAGCTTCACTTGCAGCAGGTACACCCGCGTATACAGCACAGTGCAGAATTGCTTCGCGGATTTCCTCTACTGTACAGCCATTGTTTAGCGCACCACGTACATGACCCTTCAGCTCTTGCGATGCTTTTAATGCCGTCAGCGCTGCAATTGTAATCAGGCTGCGCTCTTTACGACTAAGCCCCTCACGCTCCCAAACAGAGCCCCAAGCATGCTGATTAATAAAGTCCTGCAAAGGCTGAGTAAACTCAGTGGTGTTGCTCATCGCACGCTCAACGAACGCATCACCCATCACTTGTTGGCGTACTTGGTTGGCTGGAACCTTACTCATATAGCCTCCTCCTTTAGTTTATTTCATAGTCTTTTATGCTGCTCACTCACGTTTTTCTATAGTATCGGGTTCAAGCTGTATTGCCCAATGGGTGACTAAAGTTTGTCAGGTTAGCCACCCACATTTATCAACTGCTGCAATAGCATTTAACCAATTGCTAAGGTGACATTATAAGTACACACAACACTGCCTGCATTTGCACATGCCCGCCCAATAAGATATTTAACGAGGTAGCATCGTGCATATCGCTAGAATACAAAAAGTCTTTAATCTTACTAAACCACCCAACTCAGTACTGCACCGCTAAAAGTGCTAGTGTGCGCTTGGCTAGAAAACCTCTGTATGATTCGGCAAAATCAGTCAATCAGTGAGCAGCGGTCAGGCAGTGTCTGACTCACCACACTAAAACATAGTGTTTGTGGTGCGGTCGCTGCATATTAAATTTTTATAGGAAGTAAATAATGTTAACAGGTAAAAATGCGGTGATTACCGGCTCTACTTCAGGTATCGGTTTAGCAATAGCGCGTGGCCTCGCGGCACAAGGTGCTAATGTAATGATTAATGGTCTAGGCAGCGCAGAAGACAATGAAGCCACTAGGCAATCGATCGAATCTGATTTTTCAACAAAAGTGCTCTTTTCACCTGCAAACATGCTGAAACCAGAGCAAATTGTCGCGATGATCGAGGAAGCAGAACAGACGTTTGGCTCTGTTGATATTCTGGTGAATAACGCTGGCATCCAGTTTGTCTCGCCGATCGAGGATTTTCCAAACGAAAAGTGGGATGCAATTATTGCGATTAATCTGACCTCGGCTTTCCATACCATTAAAGCTGCTACACCAGGTATGAAAAAGCGCGGATGGGGACGCATCATCAACACTGCTTCGGCGCATGCATTGGTCGCCTCTCCTTATAAATCAGCCTATGTTGCAGCTAAGCACGCCATTGCTGGCCTGACCAAGACAGTTGCATTGGAGCTGGCTGAGTTCGGCACCACAGTAAATGCGATTGCGCCGGGTTATGTTTGGACCCCTCTCGTTGAGCAACAAGTGGCTGATACTGCCAAGGCGCGCGGCATTAGCGAAGAGCAAGTGATGCAGGATGTGTTGCTCAAAGCACAACCAACGAAAAAGTTTGTCACCGTCGATGAAGTCGCTGCTGTTGCAGTATTTCTCTGTAGTGATAGCGCGGCATCAATTACTGGGTCTACGCTTCCTGTCGATGGCGGCTGGACTGCGCAATAAAAACACTAAAGCACTCAGTTTCAAGAATTTATAATTAAAAAATTATGCATGTAAGTTCTACGAAAGATAGCAGGAGTAACCTACGGATGGCTAAAAAATCAATCAATCTAGCACTACAGGGTGGCGGCTCGCATGGCGCCTTCACGTGGGGCGTGCTGGACTATTTAATGGAAGATGGCCGCGTCAACGTGCAGGGTATTTCAGGCACGAGCGCGGGCGCAATGAACGCGGTCGTATTTACACAAGGCTTTATGAGCGGTGGCGCAGATGGCGCGCGCGAGTCGCTTGAGAAATTTTGGCGCAAAGTCTCAAACTTAGCGATGTTCAGCCCCTTCAAGCGCAACCCTATGAGTGTCTTGACTGGCAACTGGGATATGAGTGGCTCACCAGCTTACATCATGACAGATCTGTTAAGCCGAATTGCTTCGCCTTATGATACGAATCCGTTCAAGTTTAATCCGTTGCGTAAGTTGATTGAGTCGACTATTGACTTTGAAAAAGTCAGAGCCTGCAAGGATATAGAATTATTTATTGCAGCCACCAACGTACATTCAGGCAAAATCAAGATATTCGAGCGCGAGCAGCTCACAGCAGATATGATTTTGGCCTCTGCCTGTTTGCCCTCCATTTACCAAGCCGTTGAAGTTGATGGTGTACCCTATTGGGACGGTGGTTATAGTGGGAATCCGCCTTTGTTTCCTTTGTTCCAGACAACAGAATCCAAAGATATTTTGATTGTTCAGGTTAACCCGATTGAGCGTAACGAAACCCCAACAAGCGCACAGGATATACAAAATCGCATCAACGAAATTTCGTTCAATTCATCGCTACTCAGAGAGCTGCGCAGCATTGAGTTTGTGCATCGTTTGATCGAGGAAAATAAACTGGATAGAGACCACTATGCTTATATTTTAGTGCATCGTATCGAAGCCACTGAGCAAATGAACCCACTGTCAGCATCCAGTAAAATGAACTCTGAATGGAGTTTTTTAACGCATTTACGTGACATTGGTCGTGAATCTGCACGGGCTTTTCTTGATGAGCACTATGACAGTTTAGGCAAAGAATCTACACTGGATCTCGAGCGCGAGATTCACTGGTCATGAATTTGCCCCAGCTTTTCTAATCAACAGCAAGCGATCTAAGCTCGCTCTTGAGCCTCAACAATGAACTGACAGCTCACCTAGAAGGTCAAGAGTATCCTGAATACTTGGAAGTCTGACAAAGGAGGTCGCCCAGACTGGGCGGAGTCACCATGTACTTCATCAATGCGAGCTGTACCAATCTTTTAGTAACAACGTTAGCGGCAGAAGGGCTCAACATAGAGC comes from Pseudomonas sp. C27(2019) and encodes:
- a CDS encoding patatin-like phospholipase family protein, with the translated sequence MAKKSINLALQGGGSHGAFTWGVLDYLMEDGRVNVQGISGTSAGAMNAVVFTQGFMSGGADGARESLEKFWRKVSNLAMFSPFKRNPMSVLTGNWDMSGSPAYIMTDLLSRIASPYDTNPFKFNPLRKLIESTIDFEKVRACKDIELFIAATNVHSGKIKIFEREQLTADMILASACLPSIYQAVEVDGVPYWDGGYSGNPPLFPLFQTTESKDILIVQVNPIERNETPTSAQDIQNRINEISFNSSLLRELRSIEFVHRLIEENKLDRDHYAYILVHRIEATEQMNPLSASSKMNSEWSFLTHLRDIGRESARAFLDEHYDSLGKESTLDLEREIHWS
- a CDS encoding CoA transferase subunit A, yielding MAGFDKVVASYEEAMAGLEDGMTVLAGGFGLCGIPENLIAEIQRKGTSGLTVVSNNCGVDGFGLGLLLEKKQIKKMVSSYVGENALFEKQLLNGELEVELTPQGTLAEKMRAGGAGIPAFYTATGVGTPVAEGKETKEFNGREYLLEEAIVGDFAIVKGWKADRYGNVIYRHTAQNFNPLAATAGKITVVEVEEIVEVGELDPAHIHTPGIYVNRVVLGTFEKRIEKRTVKLAQ
- a CDS encoding carboxymuconolactone decarboxylase family protein is translated as MSKVPANQVRQQVMGDAFVERAMSNTTEFTQPLQDFINQHAWGSVWEREGLSRKERSLITIAALTALKASQELKGHVRGALNNGCTVEEIREAILHCAVYAGVPAASEAFRAAQEIIEPEA
- a CDS encoding LysR family transcriptional regulator, whose product is MNIKQVRAFLAVAQSMNFTHAASQLHLSQPALSLSIKGLEDNLGGKLLIRTTRHISLTPEGEALVPIAKRLLAQWENAEDEMRQRFALQLGKITIASMPSFAASLLPKAIQIYHASYPNIQVAIDDVLSDKVIEMVRNNQVELGISFESSSLYDLSFYPLYEDTFIAILPKNHALEQHESITWQALLKYNFITLQRPSSVRAMIESTLNEAGIELNVAFDAHQLTTVGRMVSEGMGVAVVPELCRQQALEQGAVCRPIIQPEIRRRVGVICQPRSHLSIAAAAMLDVLMDTYASKAYAE
- a CDS encoding 3-hydroxybutyrate dehydrogenase: MMLTGKNAVITGSTSGIGLAIARGLAAQGANVMINGLGSAEDNEATRQSIESDFSTKVLFSPANMLKPEQIVAMIEEAEQTFGSVDILVNNAGIQFVSPIEDFPNEKWDAIIAINLTSAFHTIKAATPGMKKRGWGRIINTASAHALVASPYKSAYVAAKHAIAGLTKTVALELAEFGTTVNAIAPGYVWTPLVEQQVADTAKARGISEEQVMQDVLLKAQPTKKFVTVDEVAAVAVFLCSDSAASITGSTLPVDGGWTAQ
- a CDS encoding patatin-like phospholipase family protein, coding for MVKKSINLALQGGGSHGAFTWGVLDYLMEDGRVSVEGISGTSAGAMNAAVLAQGYMEGGADGARESLETFWRHVSHMGRFSPIKRSPLSILTGRWDLDDSPAYVMLDLFSRVASPYDTNPLNINPLRELVESTIDFEKVRACSVLKLFVAATNVHTGKIKVFEREELTADMVLASACLPSYFQAVEIDGVPYWDGGYVGNPPMYPLFHTTQSKDILIVQINPIERNETPKTAQEIQNRVNEISFNSSLLRELRGIDFVTRQLRENKLDRSRYSEILVHRIEATEQINPLSASSKVNSEWKFLTHLRDIGRESARAFLDEHYDSLGKESTLDLRREFS